One Indicator indicator isolate 239-I01 chromosome Z, UM_Iind_1.1, whole genome shotgun sequence genomic window carries:
- the TMEM167A gene encoding protein kish-A — translation MSAIFNFQSLLTVILLLICTCAYIRSLAPSLLDKNKTGLLGIFWKCARIGERKSPYVAVCCVVMAFSILFVQ, via the exons tcTGCCATCTTCAACTTTCAGAGTCTGCTGACTGTAATCTTGCTGCTCATATGTACATGTGCCTATATCAGATCCTTGGCTCCCAGCTTACTGGACAAAAATAAAACTGG ACTACTGGGAATATTCTGGAAATGCGCCAGgattg gTGAACGGAAGAGCCCCTAcgtggctgtgtgctgtgtcGTGATGGCCTTCAGCATCCTTTTTGTCCAGTAG